The Setaria italica strain Yugu1 chromosome VIII, Setaria_italica_v2.0, whole genome shotgun sequence genome includes the window AAGCCCTCCTCTTCCCTTCCTCACACTCCCCTCCTCAACCAGATCGCGCGCGCGCCAATCTAGGGTTTCGCCTCgccgtcctccctcctctcgcCGACGAGGTGCCGACCGAGACCGGGCGATGAAGCTCGCGGGGCTCAAGTCCGTGGACGGTGCCCACGAGGAGTCCAtctgggcggcggcgtgggcgcccgccgccgaccaccgccCCACGGCGGTGCTCCTCACGGGGGCTCTCGACGAGACCGTCCGCGCCTGGCGCCccgacgacctcgccgccgcgggcccTCCCGCGCGCGGCCACGCGCTCGGGGTAGTCTccctcgccgcccaccccgcgggcgcgctcgccgccgccgtgtcgcTCGACAGCTTCGTCCGCGTCTTCGACGTCGACTCGGGGGCATCCGTCGCCACGCTGGAGGCGCCGCCGTCCGAAGTCTGGGGCGTCCAGTTCCACCCCAAGGTGAGCGCGGCTGGCCCATCCCGGTAGTCAGGACTCGGGATTTCCTATGGCAAAATGGCTGCTTTCTTCCGGTTTTGCTGTAATTTTAGTATTTCGTTTCGAGAATGCGCCAAATGTGGGAGATTTTAGAGACATGTGCGGTGAGTCGAGTTAATTCGAGCATAGAGTGCTGCAAAAATGTTGTGCTGGGTTTGATTTGTGAGTTTCACTATTTATGCTTGTTATACTAATAATTTATTCCTAGTGTACTAGATAGTGAAGATTGAAGATTTATCGAGTAATCCTCATATGGCCTGGTTGATTTTTTAGGTTGCAGCATAGAGTGCCATGAGAAAAACAGATCTGGCCTTGGATAGATGACtactatttttttcattgttaAGGAAACGCAAATACTGCATATGTTAATTCAGGTGTGAACTGCTGGAGAAGTGATGTCCTCCTGGTTTGGATTTTGTCAGTCCTTACATCCACTGGGATTTACTCATGGTGAAAATTTAAGAGCTATTGGGTATTCCTGAGATGGCTTGGTCGATTTTGTTGGATTCAGGTGTTGGAATGAGAATAACTATTTTTTGCATAGTTGAAGAAAAGCAATATTGCTGTTCTGCTTTAGATTTTGTGGGTTGTAAGATCCACTTATTTTACTCATTGTGAAAATAATATTACTCAGATGGCTAAGTCAATTTTATTGGATTCAGTGAAAATGCTATGAGAAAAATATGGCCTTGGAATGAGGACAACTAGGATTTTTCATAGTTAAAGAAAAGACAAAATAATACATGTGGAACTTTTCCAATCTGCCATGAGGTCTTGCATAGGCGAGGTCTGGTTGGTACATGTGGAAGTGGAAGGCAAGTCCGTCCAGTTACTTGTTTTATTGCTTCATCAAATAGGCATGCCAGCTTAACTCTTCACCTGGTTGCTGCTGCTCACTGTCCTAAATTTGTTGGCACTGTGCCACTTGGTCCTCTCTTTAGTTATTCCCGATCACCTacacttgctgctgattctaGATTTTTGTATCTTCAGTTGAAGATGGCTGTTATAGCAAAAATCATTCAAATCAGTAACTAGTTATACATATGGTTGCAAGGCTTGGGTAGTCCTCTTTGCAATTCATGTGGCTAAATTCGTATTATGGTGCAGCATCAGGTTTGCATTATGCTTCTGTTTGAGTAAAAAGCAATCCTCTCTATTTTACATACTGTCAGTACATTCAGTTGGTCAAAATTGCATTTTGTGGGGGTGAATTTAATTTAGCCGTTCATGTTTCAAAGCCTTAATCGTATTTAAGAAAGCCTTTGGTATTTGTGTTTGTATATGAAATGGACCTAATTCTTGTCATATTTGGGTAGTATGCAAGAGCTTGAGAAAGTGATTTGCTGAAGAAGTTAAGCCATTCATTCAGTTAAAATTGTCTTCTTGATGTCGTTCACCTATCTACATTATGGATCATAATTGTTCTGGTGGCTTAATAGTTTGACTTGTCTCATTGTCTGAACCTTGCTGGAACTTAAATTGAGGCCGTTGGCTGTGTTCCCCATACTATGTATGCTTGGCATCACTGAATATTGTCAGACATGTCTAATTCAGTGTAACCTGGTTCCAGTTTGTATGGTCAATGTGTAGTCTTTGATCGTTACACGGTTGATGTGTGTTAATGCTTGATCATTCTGTTTTTCCTCCTGCACTGTCTCAGTCAGCATTGTTAGACAATTTTCATTGCCATATTCTGTTGTCTAAAAAACCTGATATGTGTTATTGAGGCTTCTTGTAATTTCTAGTACTACACATGATTGGAGATAGTAACTGAATTATCCTGCTTTCCTGTTGTTTCCAGTCGGTCAAATTGGCTGTTCTTTCTTCAATGCAGTTATTGCCGAGATAGGCTAAACCATATGCTTCCTTTGTCAGGGTAATGCGCTGGCTGCAGCTGGTGGTGGCAGTGGATCAGTGAAGCTCTGGGACACAGAGAAGTGGCAACCAATTACCAGCCTTGCTGTCCCACGTCCAGAGGGAGCTCGCCCTGACAAGACAGGCAGTGGCAAGTTTGTCCTTTCAGTTGCCTGGAGCCCTGATGGAAAGCTCTTAGCCTGTGGGTCCATGGACGGCACCATTGCTGTGTACGATGCAATCCGCATGAAGTTC containing:
- the LOC101765919 gene encoding WD repeat-containing protein VIP3, whose translation is MKLAGLKSVDGAHEESIWAAAWAPAADHRPTAVLLTGALDETVRAWRPDDLAAAGPPARGHALGVVSLAAHPAGALAAAVSLDSFVRVFDVDSGASVATLEAPPSEVWGVQFHPKGNALAAAGGGSGSVKLWDTEKWQPITSLAVPRPEGARPDKTGSGKFVLSVAWSPDGKLLACGSMDGTIAVYDAIRMKFLHHLEGHHMPVRSMVFSPVDPHVLFTACDDCHIHIYDAKEKTLIGAMSGHASWVLSIDVSPDGLAVATGSSDRTVRLWDINMRSSMQTMSNHSDQVWAVAFRPPGGAGVRAGRLASASDDKSISLYDYS